CGCTGACGCGGCAACAAGGACGCGCCGATCCAAATGGTGTCTCCTCCACCCTCCTCCTTTGGTGTGGATTTAACGCAGTCCTCGCGGACTGCGTTTTTTTTGCCTTTACGCCAAGTTTGCTTCTTAATGATTGACACGCAAGCCGTGATCTCATTAAGATTGCGAGCTTTCCGTTTGACGGCCTGCATGTCCGGCCTGACAAAAATCGAGGTTTTAAATGAAGACGTTTTCTGCCAAGCCGCACGAGGTCAAGCGCGACTGGTTCGTTGTCGACGGCACGGACAAGGTGCTTGGCCGTCTTGCCGCCGAAGTGGCTCGCCGTCTGCGCGGCAAGCACAAGGCCATCTACACCCCGCACGTTGATACCGGTGATTTCATCGTCGTCGTCAACGTCGAGAAGCTGCGCGTGACCGGCAACAAGGCGCAGGACAAGAAGTACTACCGTCACTCGGGTTACCCGGGCGGTATTTACGAAACCAACTTCACCAAGCTCCAGCAGCGTTTCCCCGAGCGCGTGCTCGAGAAAGCGGTGAAGGGCATGTTGCCGAAGGGCCCGCTGGGCTACGCCATGCTGAAGAAGCTGAAGTGCTACGCGGGTCCGTCGCATCCGCACACCGCTCAGCAGCCGCAAGTTCTCGAGATCTGAAGGAGCCGATAGATGGCTGTCACTTACAACTACGGTACCGGTCGCCGCAAGACTGCGGTCGCTCGCGTGTTCATCAAGCCGGGCACCGGCAACATCGTCGTCAACGGCAAGCCGGTCGACGAGTTCTTCTCGCGCGAAACGGGCCGCATGATCGTGCGCCAGCCGCTGGTCCTGACCGGCAGCGAGGGCAAGTTCGACATCATGGTCAACGTCACCGGTGGTGGCGAGTCGGGTCAAGCCGGTGCGGTGCGTCATGGCATCACCCGCGCTCTGGTTGACTACAACGCCGAGCTCAAGGGCGAACTGCGCGCTGCTGGCTTCGTCACCCGCGATGCGCGTGAAGTCGAGCGTAAG
This genomic window from Thauera humireducens contains:
- the rplM gene encoding 50S ribosomal protein L13, which translates into the protein MKTFSAKPHEVKRDWFVVDGTDKVLGRLAAEVARRLRGKHKAIYTPHVDTGDFIVVVNVEKLRVTGNKAQDKKYYRHSGYPGGIYETNFTKLQQRFPERVLEKAVKGMLPKGPLGYAMLKKLKCYAGPSHPHTAQQPQVLEI
- the rpsI gene encoding 30S ribosomal protein S9, producing the protein MAVTYNYGTGRRKTAVARVFIKPGTGNIVVNGKPVDEFFSRETGRMIVRQPLVLTGSEGKFDIMVNVTGGGESGQAGAVRHGITRALVDYNAELKGELRAAGFVTRDAREVERKKVGLRKARRAKQFSKR